The proteins below are encoded in one region of Ornithinimicrobium avium:
- a CDS encoding sugar transferase, whose protein sequence is MGAASRLASLFVVPEVWTRQRDAPSRARRYLDRYLLTLRSVDTLAVIFAVLCAQFVRFGGEKPPLSGFALVDYTGVSAALTVSWVTVLHLVHAYDGRLVGHGVQEYSKMLRGSVWLFAALSITAYAFQLDVARGYVLVAFPLGTAILLLGRWLSRRWLIRRRREGLLCDQVLLVGDRDHVAGLASALGRAPGAGYHVVGACVDGGTGTAAGVPVLGTEAEVLGRAIELGVDVIAVSSSADLGPDGLRRLGWALEGTGIDLVVAPGIMEVAGPRVLTRPVEGLPLMHVESPSFSGPRLTLKNMMDRIAALLLLLLLSPVVLGVAWWVWLDDRGPVLFRQVRVGQDGRTFGMWKFRSMVVDAEKRVSSLMSFNEAAGPLFKVRKDPRVTRAGRVIRKYSLDELPQLFNVLSGDMSLVGPRPPLPREVAEYELATRRRLLVKPGLTGLWQISGRSDLSWEEAVRLDLYYVENWSPLLDFLILLRTVGVVLRPRSNGAY, encoded by the coding sequence ATGGGGGCCGCTTCGCGACTCGCCTCACTCTTCGTCGTGCCTGAGGTATGGACCCGTCAACGGGACGCTCCCTCTCGTGCACGTCGCTACCTGGATCGCTACCTGCTGACGCTCCGTAGCGTAGACACGCTGGCGGTGATCTTCGCCGTGCTGTGCGCACAGTTTGTGAGATTCGGCGGCGAGAAGCCGCCGCTCAGCGGTTTTGCGCTCGTCGACTACACGGGCGTGTCGGCAGCGCTGACGGTGAGCTGGGTGACCGTACTCCACCTCGTGCACGCCTACGACGGGCGGCTCGTCGGCCATGGCGTGCAGGAGTACAGCAAGATGCTGCGCGGGTCGGTGTGGTTGTTTGCGGCGCTGTCGATCACCGCCTACGCCTTTCAGCTCGACGTCGCGCGCGGATACGTGCTGGTCGCTTTTCCTCTGGGCACGGCGATATTGCTGCTCGGGCGCTGGCTCTCCCGACGTTGGCTCATCCGTCGTCGGCGGGAGGGGCTGCTGTGCGACCAGGTCCTGCTCGTGGGCGACAGAGATCATGTCGCGGGCCTGGCCTCGGCGCTGGGCCGGGCGCCCGGCGCCGGCTATCACGTCGTGGGAGCGTGCGTCGACGGAGGCACGGGGACCGCGGCCGGGGTGCCGGTGCTCGGTACGGAAGCGGAGGTTCTCGGCCGGGCGATCGAGCTGGGTGTCGACGTCATCGCGGTGTCCTCCTCTGCGGACCTGGGGCCCGACGGCCTGCGGCGTCTGGGTTGGGCGTTGGAGGGCACCGGCATCGACCTCGTCGTCGCTCCCGGGATCATGGAGGTGGCCGGTCCGCGTGTGCTGACCCGCCCGGTGGAGGGGTTACCCCTGATGCACGTGGAGTCTCCGAGTTTTTCCGGACCCCGGCTGACCCTCAAGAACATGATGGACCGGATCGCGGCCTTGTTGCTGCTCCTGCTGCTCTCGCCGGTTGTGCTCGGGGTGGCGTGGTGGGTGTGGTTGGATGACCGCGGGCCGGTGCTTTTCCGTCAGGTGCGAGTCGGCCAGGACGGCCGGACCTTTGGGATGTGGAAGTTCCGAAGCATGGTCGTCGACGCCGAGAAGCGGGTGTCCAGCCTCATGTCCTTCAACGAGGCCGCCGGGCCCCTGTTCAAGGTGCGCAAGGACCCTCGGGTGACGCGGGCCGGACGGGTGATCCGCAAGTACTCCCTCGATGAGCTGCCGCAGTTGTTCAACGTGCTCAGCGGTGACATGAGCCTGGTGGGTCCCCGTCCACCTCTGCCGCGCGAGGTCGCCGAGTACGAGTTAGCCACTCGGCGTCGGCTCCTGGTCAAGCCGGGACTAACCGGGCTCTGGCAGATCAGCGGCCGCAGCGACCTCTCCTGGGAAGAGGCCGTGCGCCTGGACCTCTACTACGTGGAGAACTGGAGCCCGCTACTGGACTTCCTGATCCTGCTGCGGACCGTAGGCGTCGTGCTGCGGCCAAGGTCCAACGGCGCCTACTGA
- a CDS encoding ABC transporter ATP-binding protein, translating to MLELSGVTVRFGTKTAVDDVSLSVESGSVLAVLGPSGCGKSTLLRAVAGLEPLAAGSVRWEGRDLAGVPTHERGFALMFQDGQLFAHASVAQNIAYPLRLRHVGRAARTRRVAELLELVGLPGYGERRPTTLSGGEQQRVALARSLAADPALLLLDEPLSALDRSLRDRLAGDLREILVATGTTALMVTHDHDEAFTVADRMAVMLAGRVAQEGPSSQVWRAPASREVAEFVGYGTFLDGARLEAFREHAGERVPRSGVLALRRGALRVHEAGEVTGVVRRAVRVSDAVHLQVDVEGVGEVAATADDPGVQAKDLVKMRVHLRDCAVVS from the coding sequence ATGCTCGAGCTGTCCGGCGTCACCGTCCGCTTCGGGACGAAGACCGCGGTCGACGACGTGTCCCTGTCCGTCGAGTCCGGCTCCGTGCTCGCGGTCCTGGGCCCCTCCGGCTGCGGCAAGTCGACGCTGCTGCGGGCGGTGGCCGGGCTCGAGCCGCTGGCCGCGGGGAGCGTGCGGTGGGAGGGCCGCGACCTCGCCGGCGTACCGACCCACGAGCGGGGCTTCGCGCTGATGTTCCAGGACGGGCAGCTCTTCGCGCACGCGTCGGTGGCGCAGAACATCGCCTACCCGCTGCGGCTGCGGCACGTCGGCCGCGCCGCGCGGACCCGGCGGGTGGCCGAGCTGCTGGAGCTGGTCGGCCTGCCGGGGTACGGCGAGCGCCGGCCCACCACGCTCTCCGGCGGCGAGCAGCAGCGGGTCGCGCTGGCCCGCTCCCTCGCCGCCGACCCCGCCCTCCTGCTCCTCGACGAGCCGCTCTCCGCGCTCGACCGCTCGCTGCGCGACCGCCTCGCCGGCGACCTGCGCGAGATCCTCGTGGCCACCGGCACCACCGCGCTGATGGTCACCCACGACCACGACGAGGCCTTCACCGTCGCCGACCGGATGGCGGTCATGCTCGCCGGCCGCGTGGCCCAGGAGGGGCCCTCCTCGCAGGTATGGCGTGCGCCCGCCTCCCGCGAGGTCGCGGAGTTCGTCGGCTACGGGACGTTCCTCGACGGCGCGCGGCTCGAGGCGTTCCGGGAGCACGCCGGCGAAAGGGTGCCCCGGTCCGGGGTCCTCGCCCTGCGGCGCGGGGCGCTCAGGGTCCATGAGGCGGGCGAAGTCACCGGTGTGGTGCGTCGGGCCGTCAGGGTCTCCGACGCGGTTCATCTACAGGTCGACGTCGAGGGCGTCGGCGAGGTAGCCGCGACTGCGGACGACCCTGGGGTCCAGGCCAAGGACCTCGTCAAGATGCGGGTGCACCTGCGCGACTGCGCGGTCGTCTCCTGA
- a CDS encoding RDD family protein: MTDPTSPYNASANEPRRPGGAPPPPTGFQPGPEQTYQPAPEQTYQQPASQQYGGYQPAQPYDGAVSGVGRPAELMDRFVARLIDHVLLFAVNMVLVVFLIVGVVMNGSGGLMGRGNFFTNVVSSVLAAAIYLAYFAYLESTRGQTIGKMVMKLETRGQDGGRPSMEQAIRRNIWVAFGLLGVIPIIGGVLAGLGQLVAMILIAVGISGDAVARRGWHDKFAGTQVVKIG, encoded by the coding sequence ATGACCGATCCCACCAGCCCGTACAACGCGTCCGCGAACGAGCCCCGCCGTCCCGGCGGAGCGCCGCCGCCGCCGACCGGGTTCCAGCCCGGGCCCGAGCAGACCTACCAGCCGGCGCCCGAGCAGACCTACCAGCAGCCGGCGTCCCAGCAGTACGGCGGCTACCAGCCGGCCCAGCCCTACGACGGGGCCGTGAGCGGCGTCGGGCGGCCCGCTGAGCTGATGGACCGGTTCGTGGCTCGGCTGATCGACCACGTCCTCCTGTTCGCGGTGAACATGGTCCTCGTGGTCTTCCTCATCGTCGGTGTGGTGATGAACGGCTCCGGCGGGCTCATGGGTCGCGGCAACTTCTTCACCAACGTCGTCAGCTCGGTCCTCGCGGCCGCCATCTACCTGGCCTACTTCGCCTACCTGGAGTCCACGCGTGGGCAGACCATCGGCAAGATGGTGATGAAGCTGGAGACGCGGGGTCAGGACGGTGGCCGTCCCTCGATGGAGCAGGCGATCCGGCGCAACATCTGGGTGGCCTTCGGCCTCCTCGGCGTCATCCCGATCATCGGCGGCGTCCTCGCTGGCCTGGGCCAGCTGGTCGCGATGATCCTCATCGCGGTGGGCATCAGCGGCGATGCCGTGGCGCGCCGTGGCTGGCACGACAAGTTCGCCGGCACCCAGGTCGTGAAGATCGGCTGA